One genomic segment of Methanophagales archaeon includes these proteins:
- a CDS encoding DUF1670 domain-containing protein, whose translation MCWIIGRGITYKRVIVELYAKGYNPLEIARMTDHELKNVETYIEDMERVRLVASKDKQTISRLTGLSVFLVEEYLEIIRTYYTDSISKSIYLYLMPNSAVAQ comes from the coding sequence ATGTGCTGGATTATCGGGCGTGGAATTACGTATAAACGAGTTATTGTAGAACTATACGCAAAGGGTTACAATCCGTTGGAAATAGCAAGAATGACCGATCACGAGCTGAAAAATGTGGAGACATACATAGAGGATATGGAACGAGTGAGGCTAGTGGCTTCTAAGGATAAGCAAACAATTTCCCGGCTCACGGGACTGAGTGTTTTCCTTGTGGAAGAGTATCTGGAGATCATTAGAACATACTACACTGACAGTATCTCCAAAAGCATATATTTATATCTCATGCCTAATAGCGCTGTTGCACAATAG